A stretch of the Desulfobacter sp. genome encodes the following:
- a CDS encoding pyridoxal phosphate-dependent aminotransferase, whose product MANPPIDMDIVKQEINAMGLASVGLASIRELNRIVNNIETASGQQFIRMEMGVPGLEPPQIAVDAEIEALKKGVGSKYPPFDGIPELKKEISAFVKNYMDKEIDPVSCFPTVGSMQGCYMAMMCACRRIKGKDKLLFIDPGFPVNKNQAMVLGVPFENFDVYEFRGEKLRAKLESYLEKGDIAALMYSNPNNPAWICFTEQELEIIGELATKYDCLVLEDLAYFGMDFRQDYSVPAKAPFIPTVAQYTENYILLISSSKSFSLAGQRIGMTAIPDKLFNSKGNNLKQWFGTDNFGYAYIFGAMYALSSGVSHSNQYGLLGLLKAVNQGEYNFVDGVKEYGERAKAMKALFLENGFHIVYDRDEDREIADGFYFTIAYEGFSGEELVEELLYYGISAISLTTTGSDRHEGLRACVSLTGKERFVELENRLAQFAQDHPNGSDFKIIHS is encoded by the coding sequence AACAATATAGAGACGGCCTCGGGCCAGCAGTTTATCCGCATGGAAATGGGAGTGCCCGGACTTGAACCGCCCCAGATTGCCGTGGATGCCGAAATCGAAGCCCTTAAAAAAGGGGTGGGCTCCAAATATCCGCCCTTTGACGGGATTCCCGAACTCAAAAAAGAAATCTCAGCCTTTGTAAAAAATTATATGGACAAAGAAATAGACCCTGTTTCCTGCTTTCCCACGGTGGGATCCATGCAGGGCTGCTACATGGCCATGATGTGTGCCTGCCGCAGGATAAAAGGCAAAGACAAACTGCTCTTTATTGATCCGGGATTTCCGGTGAACAAAAACCAGGCCATGGTTCTGGGCGTGCCCTTTGAGAATTTCGATGTCTATGAGTTCAGGGGTGAAAAGCTGAGGGCCAAGCTGGAATCCTACCTTGAAAAAGGGGATATCGCCGCCCTGATGTATTCTAACCCCAACAACCCGGCCTGGATCTGCTTTACCGAACAGGAGCTTGAAATCATCGGCGAGCTTGCCACAAAATATGACTGCCTCGTGCTTGAGGATCTGGCCTATTTCGGCATGGATTTCAGGCAGGATTATTCCGTCCCGGCAAAGGCCCCATTTATCCCCACGGTGGCCCAATACACCGAAAACTATATTTTGCTCATCTCCAGCTCCAAATCCTTTTCCCTGGCAGGCCAGCGCATCGGCATGACCGCAATTCCAGACAAGCTGTTCAACTCCAAAGGGAACAACCTCAAACAATGGTTCGGCACAGATAATTTTGGGTATGCCTATATCTTCGGAGCCATGTATGCCCTAAGCTCAGGGGTATCCCACTCCAACCAATACGGACTTTTAGGCCTGCTCAAGGCTGTAAACCAGGGCGAGTACAATTTCGTGGACGGGGTAAAAGAATACGGGGAGCGGGCAAAGGCCATGAAAGCCTTGTTTCTGGAAAACGGATTTCACATTGTCTATGACAGGGACGAAGACAGGGAAATTGCCGACGGATTTTACTTTACCATTGCCTACGAGGGATTTTCCGGCGAAGAACTTGTGGAAGAATTGCTCTACTACGGCATCAGCGCCATCTCTTTGACCACCACGGGTAGTGACCGTCACGAAGGACTGCGCGCCTGTGTTTCCCTGACCGGAAAAGAGCGGTTCGTTGAACTTGAAAACCGACTGGCTCAATTTGCCCAGGATCATCCCAACGGATCTGATTTTAAAATCATTCATTCATAG
- the typA gene encoding translational GTPase TypA — protein sequence MKKNSAKNEKLRNVAIIAHVDHGKTTLVDAMFKQSGLFREGQQVDDRLMDSMDLERERGITISAKNCSVTCKGVKINIIDTPGHADFGGEVERALSMADSAILLVDASEGPLPQTRFVLKKTFEANLPVLVIINKIDRKDARTDEVLDMVYDLFIDLDATEEQLDFTYLYAIGRDGIVKRELEDEVDNLKVLFDIILDEMPAPSYDPDAPFQMLVSDLGYSDYLGRLAIGKVFNGSAASNASLVCIDESDKQNALKVSKLQSYDGMTLGPVDQADTGDIVVLSGIEDVKIGDTICTREAPLALPRITVDEPTVFMRFSINTSPFAGREGKYVQSRKIRERLLKETLLNVAIEVEESSEDDSFVVKGRGELQLAILIETMRRENFEICVGRPRVIYKEEDGQVLEPIEHLFVDCDEDFMGVVTEKLSIRKGKMLNLVNNGKGRVRVEFSIPSRSLIGYRDEFMTDTRGTGILNSYLSGYEPHRGEFPVRYTGSIVCDRQGKAVPYALFNLEPRGQLFIAPGTPVYEGMVVGEHNRHSDIDVNPCKEKKLTNMRASGKDDATTCSPVKPMTLEQAIHFIRDDEMVEVTPESIRIRKTELNAGKRHILWGKQKKKEQK from the coding sequence ATGAAAAAAAACAGCGCAAAAAATGAAAAATTAAGAAATGTTGCCATCATTGCCCATGTTGACCATGGGAAAACAACCCTAGTGGATGCCATGTTCAAGCAGAGCGGGCTTTTTAGAGAGGGCCAGCAGGTGGATGACAGACTCATGGACTCCATGGATCTGGAGCGGGAACGGGGAATCACCATTTCCGCTAAAAACTGTTCTGTGACCTGCAAGGGGGTGAAGATCAATATTATTGATACCCCGGGCCATGCTGATTTCGGCGGTGAGGTGGAACGTGCCCTGTCCATGGCAGACTCGGCCATCCTTTTGGTGGATGCCTCTGAAGGGCCTCTGCCCCAGACCCGGTTTGTATTGAAAAAAACCTTTGAAGCCAACCTGCCCGTGCTGGTGATCATCAACAAGATCGACAGAAAAGATGCACGGACCGACGAGGTTCTGGACATGGTCTATGATTTGTTTATTGACCTGGACGCCACGGAAGAACAGCTGGATTTTACCTATCTGTATGCCATTGGCCGGGACGGGATTGTAAAGCGGGAGCTGGAAGATGAGGTGGACAACCTCAAGGTGCTCTTTGATATCATCCTTGATGAAATGCCGGCCCCTTCCTATGATCCTGATGCCCCGTTTCAGATGCTGGTATCGGATCTGGGGTATTCGGATTATCTGGGGCGGCTTGCCATCGGCAAGGTGTTTAACGGGTCCGCCGCCTCCAATGCCAGCCTGGTCTGTATTGATGAGTCTGACAAACAAAATGCCCTAAAGGTCTCCAAACTCCAGTCCTATGACGGGATGACCCTTGGTCCGGTGGACCAGGCAGATACAGGGGATATTGTTGTTCTGTCCGGGATCGAGGATGTCAAGATCGGGGACACCATCTGCACCCGGGAAGCGCCTCTGGCCCTGCCCAGGATCACCGTGGACGAGCCCACGGTATTCATGCGCTTTTCCATCAACACCTCTCCTTTTGCCGGAAGAGAGGGCAAATATGTCCAGTCCAGAAAGATCAGGGAACGGCTGCTCAAAGAGACCCTGCTCAACGTGGCCATAGAGGTGGAGGAAAGCAGTGAAGATGATTCCTTTGTGGTCAAGGGCCGGGGCGAACTCCAGCTGGCCATTCTCATCGAGACCATGCGGCGTGAAAATTTTGAAATTTGTGTGGGCCGTCCCCGGGTGATATACAAGGAAGAAGACGGCCAGGTTTTAGAACCCATTGAACATTTGTTCGTGGACTGTGACGAGGATTTCATGGGGGTGGTCACTGAGAAATTGTCCATCCGCAAGGGAAAGATGCTCAATCTGGTCAACAACGGCAAGGGCCGTGTCCGGGTGGAATTTTCAATTCCTTCCAGGTCTTTGATCGGGTACAGGGATGAATTCATGACCGACACAAGGGGAACAGGAATTTTGAACTCCTATCTGTCCGGGTATGAACCCCACAGGGGAGAATTCCCGGTGCGGTACACCGGATCCATTGTCTGCGACCGCCAGGGAAAGGCCGTGCCCTATGCCCTGTTTAACCTGGAACCTCGGGGCCAGTTGTTTATTGCCCCTGGAACCCCGGTTTACGAAGGCATGGTGGTGGGCGAGCACAACCGCCATTCTGATATTGATGTCAACCCCTGCAAAGAAAAGAAACTGACCAATATGAGGGCGTCGGGCAAAGATGATGCGACCACCTGCTCCCCTGTCAAGCCCATGACCCTGGAACAGGCCATCCATTTTATCCGGGATGATGAGATGGTGGAAGTTACCCCAGAGTCCATCCGTATCCGGAAAACAGAACTCAATGCGGGAAAACGTCACATTCTCTGGGGAAAACAAAAGAAAAAAGAGCAAAAATAG
- a CDS encoding DNA-binding protein, with product MTPIALRLHPGQDLYAELERLVNSRKINAACILTCVGSLTCAVLRFANQEKPETLLGHFEIVSLTGVLSNKGAHCHIAIADEQGRTYGAHLMPGCKIYTTAEIVVGIIPHYRFDRTFDPDTGYPELEVKYCSQK from the coding sequence ATGACCCCGATAGCCCTTAGATTACATCCTGGCCAGGACCTTTATGCTGAACTGGAACGCCTGGTGAACAGCCGCAAGATTAATGCCGCCTGCATCCTGACCTGTGTGGGGAGCTTAACCTGCGCCGTGCTTCGGTTTGCAAATCAGGAAAAGCCAGAAACCCTTTTGGGGCATTTTGAAATTGTTTCCCTTACCGGGGTATTGTCCAACAAGGGGGCTCACTGCCATATTGCCATTGCAGATGAACAGGGCAGAACCTATGGGGCCCATCTCATGCCCGGGTGCAAAATTTATACAACCGCTGAGATTGTGGTGGGCATCATTCCCCATTACCGTTTTGACCGGACCTTTGATCCGGATACCGGATATCCTGAGCTTGAGGTCAAATATTGCTCACAAAAATAA
- a CDS encoding ABC transporter ATP-binding protein encodes MPEIQIDCFTYYYPEAESPALEKLSLGISKGEFVGIIGANNSGKSSLCYALSGIIPHLYQGRVEGRITIHKKDTAGMSVSEIAQDLGMVMQNPVNQLSGVRYSVFEEVAFGLENQGIKREAIMDRVNQVLTYTGLEAFADRSPFHLSGGQQQRLALACALGTEPGILVLDEPTTFLDPQGSQQVFEILHRLNQQGTTLIIAEQNLGWIAEYADRVVALKNGAVVMDGRPEAVLTSSVLKEIRLEWTRYTKVARLAREKGFWMSGARLSASFGTTIERFKK; translated from the coding sequence TTGCCTGAAATCCAGATAGACTGCTTTACCTACTATTATCCCGAAGCTGAAAGTCCTGCCTTGGAAAAACTCTCCCTTGGGATTTCAAAAGGAGAATTTGTCGGAATTATCGGCGCAAACAATTCCGGCAAGTCAAGTCTTTGCTATGCCTTGTCCGGAATTATTCCCCATCTGTATCAGGGCAGGGTAGAGGGACGAATTACAATCCATAAAAAAGATACCGCAGGCATGAGTGTCAGTGAGATTGCCCAAGACCTGGGCATGGTCATGCAGAACCCTGTGAACCAATTGTCAGGGGTTCGGTATTCGGTTTTTGAGGAAGTGGCCTTTGGGCTTGAAAATCAGGGCATCAAACGAGAGGCGATCATGGATCGGGTGAATCAGGTGCTCACTTATACTGGCCTTGAAGCCTTTGCCGACAGATCCCCGTTTCACCTGTCGGGCGGTCAGCAGCAGCGCCTGGCCCTGGCCTGCGCCCTTGGGACAGAACCCGGCATCCTGGTTCTGGATGAACCCACCACTTTTCTGGATCCCCAGGGCAGCCAACAGGTGTTTGAAATTTTGCACAGACTCAATCAACAGGGTACAACCCTTATCATTGCAGAGCAGAACCTTGGGTGGATTGCCGAATATGCAGACCGGGTCGTGGCCCTGAAAAACGGGGCGGTTGTCATGGACGGTCGGCCTGAAGCGGTTTTAACCTCTTCTGTGCTAAAAGAGATCCGGCTTGAGTGGACACGGTATACAAAGGTGGCCCGGCTGGCCAGGGAGAAAGGCTTCTGGATGTCGGGTGCCCGTTTGTCCGCTTCTTTTGGCACCACCATTGAAAGATTTAAAAAATGA
- a CDS encoding energy-coupling factor transporter transmembrane protein EcfT produces the protein MASSTASVYQAELFFFFALAWVYLLPGGWQPDLILLAVNTGAAVSAKIFKPAWKIVWKTMLPLGLFMVPIHGMFYPENHTLLIPLGPFSVYREGLVFALNTLAPILVLLFVSLFFVLTTHPADLITVISQTAKSPWLAYLLGSPLLLLPAMRDRIVTIQSAQRARGRETDGHLLKRFLGLAPLVMGSLVEIEQRATALELRGFKSENDKTSVRIVSDLTRQKQFRRLMLAAAFVIVLYGLRKVMVA, from the coding sequence TTGGCTTCATCAACTGCATCCGTTTACCAAGCTGAGTTATTTTTTTTTTTTGCCCTGGCATGGGTGTATCTGCTGCCGGGGGGATGGCAGCCTGATCTGATCCTGCTGGCTGTCAATACAGGGGCTGCGGTCAGTGCGAAAATTTTTAAACCCGCCTGGAAAATTGTCTGGAAAACCATGCTTCCCCTTGGGCTTTTCATGGTGCCCATCCATGGGATGTTTTATCCGGAAAATCATACCTTGTTGATTCCGCTGGGTCCGTTTAGCGTCTACCGGGAGGGTTTGGTGTTTGCCCTGAACACCCTGGCACCGATTTTGGTTTTATTATTTGTCTCTTTGTTTTTTGTGCTCACAACCCATCCGGCAGACCTGATCACCGTCATATCTCAGACCGCCAAATCTCCCTGGCTGGCCTATCTTCTCGGCAGCCCTCTGCTCTTGCTTCCGGCCATGCGGGACCGGATTGTCACCATTCAATCGGCCCAGAGGGCAAGGGGGCGGGAGACTGACGGACATTTGTTAAAACGGTTTTTGGGGCTGGCCCCCCTGGTGATGGGCTCGCTCGTTGAAATTGAACAGAGGGCAACAGCCCTGGAACTGAGAGGATTTAAGTCGGAAAATGATAAAACATCGGTCCGAATCGTTTCTGATTTAACAAGGCAAAAACAGTTCCGGCGGCTGATGCTGGCCGCGGCATTCGTTATTGTCCTCTATGGCTTAAGGAAGGTGATGGTTGCCTGA
- a CDS encoding glycine zipper 2TM domain-containing protein — translation MGKTGCIIRVVLSILALVILGTGCGPSKSSNVYTSDQAQRAHTVEAGTVESIKAVTIEPGKAPGAGTVIGGVAGGVLGSTIGSGSGRTVATVAGALAGAAGGAAAQKKMGTTQGLEIVVTQDNGRKIVVVQKADVQFAPGDRVRVLTSPDGTTRISK, via the coding sequence ATGGGTAAAACAGGATGTATTATCAGGGTGGTTTTGTCTATACTTGCGCTTGTCATTCTGGGTACCGGATGCGGGCCCAGCAAATCATCCAATGTCTATACCAGTGACCAGGCCCAAAGGGCGCACACCGTGGAGGCCGGCACGGTGGAATCCATCAAGGCGGTGACCATTGAGCCGGGCAAGGCGCCCGGGGCAGGAACGGTGATCGGCGGCGTTGCCGGCGGTGTGCTCGGATCCACCATTGGCAGCGGGAGCGGAAGAACCGTGGCCACTGTGGCAGGAGCCCTTGCAGGGGCCGCGGGCGGGGCTGCAGCCCAGAAGAAAATGGGCACAACCCAGGGCCTTGAAATTGTGGTGACCCAGGACAACGGCCGGAAAATTGTTGTGGTTCAGAAGGCTGATGTTCAATTTGCACCGGGGGACCGGGTCAGGGTGCTGACCTCCCCGGACGGTACTACCCGGATTTCAAAATAA
- a CDS encoding ABC transporter ATP-binding protein, with translation MEDLCFDYSPQISALKNISLEICQGEQVALVGHNGSGKTTLVRQLNGLLRPCSGRLRVQGMDTAAHPVSQLAKQTALLFQNPDDQICKSRVWDEVAFGPKNLGYARQKVRVLFNEALALFDLLPLEAANPHDLGYSERKRVAISSVIAMDTPVIVLDEPTAGLDAYEITLLDQMLEKLKQEGKTVIIISHDMDFVAEKLSRVVCLAQGEKTFDGNCRNFFSDDQLLSECGLFAPQVVRLSTHFQQKKMALTPEAFIAGF, from the coding sequence ATGGAAGATCTTTGTTTTGATTATTCTCCCCAGATAAGTGCCTTGAAAAATATTTCACTTGAAATCTGCCAGGGGGAGCAGGTTGCCCTGGTCGGGCACAATGGGTCGGGAAAGACCACCCTGGTCCGGCAGTTGAACGGGTTGCTCCGGCCGTGTTCCGGCCGGCTGCGGGTACAGGGAATGGACACGGCCGCCCATCCGGTCTCTCAATTGGCAAAACAAACGGCATTGTTGTTCCAGAACCCGGACGACCAGATTTGCAAATCCCGGGTATGGGATGAGGTTGCATTCGGCCCTAAAAATCTGGGGTATGCCAGGCAAAAAGTCCGGGTGCTGTTCAACGAGGCTCTGGCCTTGTTTGATTTATTGCCCCTTGAGGCGGCAAACCCCCATGATCTGGGGTATAGCGAGCGCAAACGGGTGGCAATATCATCTGTTATTGCAATGGATACACCTGTGATTGTGCTTGACGAGCCCACAGCAGGCCTTGACGCCTATGAAATTACCCTTTTGGATCAAATGCTTGAAAAGCTGAAACAAGAAGGCAAAACAGTGATTATCATTTCCCATGATATGGATTTTGTCGCGGAAAAACTTTCAAGAGTCGTCTGTCTGGCACAGGGGGAAAAAACCTTTGACGGCAATTGCCGAAATTTTTTTTCCGATGACCAGCTGCTTTCAGAGTGCGGATTGTTTGCCCCCCAGGTGGTCCGCCTCAGCACTCATTTTCAGCAAAAAAAAATGGCCTTGACCCCAGAGGCGTTCATTGCTGGATTCTAA
- the trpB gene encoding tryptophan synthase subunit beta, protein MSENIPPLENTPLPDKDGRFGKYGGSYVPEQLQAVLDEITQSYEKIKKDPGFIQELSELNTHFTGRPSPIFHCKNLSEKIGEADIYLKREDLNHTGAHKINHCLGEALLAKRMGKKKIIAETGAGQHGVALATAATLVGLECDIYMGIVDIKKEHPNVVRMKILGARVVPVTRGTQTLKDAVDAAFEAYLQDPVTQLYAIGSVVGPHPFPVMVRDFQQIVGIEAREQFKTMTGKLPDNLVACVGGGSNAMGLFTAFLNDSDVDIYGVEPSGRGFKDGDHAATLSLGKPGVLHGFSSYLLQDEAGDPLPVYSVASGLDYPGVGPQHSLLKDLGRVNYVTASDDEAINAFFELSRTDGIIPAIESAHAMAYAAKLAKTAGPGKTILVNLSGRGDKDIDFVIENYGKDFGI, encoded by the coding sequence ATGAGTGAAAATATTCCCCCCCTTGAAAATACCCCGCTTCCGGACAAAGACGGCCGATTTGGCAAATACGGGGGGTCCTATGTGCCCGAACAGCTACAGGCGGTTCTGGACGAGATCACCCAGAGCTATGAAAAGATAAAAAAAGATCCGGGCTTTATCCAGGAACTCTCGGAGCTGAACACCCATTTTACAGGGCGGCCCTCCCCGATATTTCATTGCAAAAATTTATCCGAAAAAATCGGCGAGGCTGATATCTATCTCAAACGCGAAGACCTTAACCATACAGGCGCACACAAGATCAACCACTGCTTGGGTGAAGCCCTTTTAGCCAAGCGCATGGGCAAGAAAAAAATCATTGCAGAGACAGGGGCTGGACAGCACGGGGTGGCCCTGGCCACGGCTGCCACCCTGGTCGGGCTGGAATGCGATATCTACATGGGAATCGTGGACATTAAAAAAGAACACCCCAACGTGGTCAGAATGAAAATTTTAGGGGCGAGGGTCGTACCGGTAACCCGGGGCACCCAAACCTTGAAAGATGCGGTTGACGCAGCATTTGAAGCCTACCTTCAAGATCCTGTTACCCAGCTGTATGCCATTGGGTCTGTGGTGGGCCCCCACCCCTTTCCCGTGATGGTCAGGGATTTTCAGCAGATCGTAGGCATAGAGGCAAGAGAGCAGTTCAAAACCATGACCGGTAAACTGCCGGACAACCTTGTGGCCTGCGTGGGCGGTGGTTCCAATGCCATGGGCCTGTTCACAGCCTTTCTCAACGACTCGGATGTGGATATTTACGGGGTTGAACCTTCTGGCAGAGGGTTCAAGGACGGAGACCATGCGGCCACCCTGAGCCTGGGCAAGCCCGGCGTCCTTCACGGATTTTCCTCCTATTTGCTTCAGGATGAGGCGGGCGACCCCCTGCCTGTCTATTCCGTGGCTTCAGGTCTGGATTATCCGGGTGTCGGCCCCCAGCACAGCCTGCTCAAGGACCTTGGCCGGGTCAACTATGTCACAGCTTCCGATGATGAGGCCATTAATGCCTTTTTTGAACTCTCTCGCACCGACGGCATTATTCCGGCCATTGAAAGCGCCCATGCCATGGCCTACGCCGCCAAGCTGGCCAAAACAGCCGGCCCCGGAAAAACCATCCTGGTGAACCTTTCAGGACGTGGGGACAAGGACATTGATTTTGTCATTGAAAACTATGGAAAGGATTTCGGCATCTGA
- a CDS encoding ECF transporter S component, giving the protein MSFKESIKKDFTTTTMVLMAVAIVINIAVGQLVSILKLPIFLDSIGTVLVGIMAGPWAGGLTGLLTNLIWGMISSPVAAAFAPVAMAIGIAAGLCARFGLFNVWWLAIVSGVIITVFNAVVAVPIKLYMFGGISGTGADFLTSYLLALGKNLFGSVVVTVFVSNLLDKVVTALLCWGIVIALPQRTAARLPGLNKAGLKK; this is encoded by the coding sequence ATGAGTTTTAAAGAAAGCATCAAAAAAGATTTTACCACAACAACCATGGTGCTCATGGCTGTGGCCATTGTTATCAATATTGCGGTGGGCCAGCTGGTCTCCATACTCAAACTTCCCATTTTTCTGGATTCCATCGGTACCGTCCTGGTCGGCATCATGGCAGGGCCCTGGGCCGGTGGTTTGACCGGATTGCTCACCAACCTGATCTGGGGGATGATTTCCTCTCCTGTGGCTGCGGCCTTTGCCCCCGTCGCCATGGCCATCGGCATTGCTGCCGGTCTTTGTGCCAGATTCGGGCTTTTTAACGTCTGGTGGCTGGCCATTGTCAGCGGGGTGATCATTACGGTGTTCAATGCCGTTGTTGCCGTTCCCATCAAATTGTATATGTTTGGGGGAATCTCGGGAACAGGGGCGGATTTTTTAACCTCGTACCTGCTTGCCCTGGGCAAAAATCTTTTTGGTTCAGTGGTGGTCACTGTTTTTGTGTCCAACCTTCTGGATAAGGTAGTGACTGCCCTGTTGTGCTGGGGGATTGTGATTGCCCTGCCCCAAAGAACCGCAGCCCGGTTGCCCGGCCTTAACAAAGCCGGTTTAAAAAAATAA